In Trichocoleus desertorum NBK24, the following are encoded in one genomic region:
- a CDS encoding aldo/keto reductase, protein METKRLGNTDITISAIALGGMPMSLSDRPSEEQAIATIHRALDLGVTLIDTADSYCKDESDKHHNERLIHKALQQYDGNVGHVKIATKGGLMRPNGSWTRNGNPEHLRETIQVSFEALGGEQPIDLWQYHAPDPNYTIEASLTPAKEAVEQGLIRCVGVSNFSVEQIKQAREVVDVVSVQNQYNPWYRQPETDRVLEYCEQERLTFIPWSPLGGSRRFGKLADIPAIAQLAQSYGTSVYCIVLAWLRAKSPCVVPIPGASKPSSIEDSVHAIEVQLSEADIATIDRATAS, encoded by the coding sequence GTGGAAACCAAACGACTCGGAAATACAGATATCACGATTAGTGCGATCGCTTTGGGTGGAATGCCGATGTCTTTAAGCGATCGCCCCTCTGAGGAGCAAGCGATTGCCACCATTCATCGCGCCTTGGATTTGGGAGTCACCTTAATTGATACGGCTGATTCTTACTGCAAAGATGAATCTGACAAGCATCATAACGAACGGTTGATTCACAAAGCCCTCCAGCAATATGACGGCAATGTGGGCCACGTCAAAATCGCGACCAAAGGTGGGCTAATGCGCCCCAATGGGTCTTGGACTCGCAATGGCAACCCGGAGCACCTGCGGGAGACGATTCAAGTTAGTTTTGAGGCGTTAGGCGGTGAGCAACCGATTGACCTTTGGCAGTACCATGCCCCTGACCCCAACTACACGATTGAGGCATCCCTCACACCCGCCAAAGAAGCGGTGGAGCAAGGCTTAATCCGTTGCGTTGGAGTTTCTAACTTCTCAGTTGAGCAAATCAAACAAGCCCGTGAAGTTGTGGATGTGGTTTCGGTGCAGAACCAGTACAACCCGTGGTATCGCCAGCCAGAGACGGATAGGGTTTTGGAGTACTGCGAACAAGAGCGTCTTACCTTTATCCCTTGGAGTCCTTTGGGCGGTAGTCGGCGCTTTGGAAAATTAGCAGACATTCCGGCGATCGCGCAACTCGCTCAGTCCTACGGTACTTCTGTCTATTGCATTGTGTTGGCCTGGTTACGCGCCAAGTCTCCCTGCGTAGTTCCCATTCCGGGCGCAAGCAAGCCTTCTAGTATTGAAGATTCTGTCCATGCGATTGAAGTGCAACTGTCAGAGGCAGATATAGCCACCATCGATCGCGCCACCGCTAGTTAA
- a CDS encoding TIGR02450 family Trp-rich protein, translated as MSKKQKFPHLVGSKWTARQTMMGWRHFQVVNRKNEGQWVFAEMVAACDPDVRLWLNAKQLKNRSMWQAGWQSLQEQALEASETEFLGAMTTFT; from the coding sequence ATGTCTAAGAAGCAAAAGTTTCCTCATTTAGTCGGCTCCAAATGGACAGCCCGACAAACCATGATGGGATGGCGGCACTTTCAGGTCGTCAATCGTAAAAATGAAGGTCAATGGGTATTTGCGGAGATGGTTGCGGCCTGTGACCCCGATGTGCGCTTGTGGCTCAATGCTAAACAACTAAAAAATCGCTCCATGTGGCAAGCAGGCTGGCAATCTTTACAGGAACAAGCCCTTGAAGCCAGCGAAACCGAGTTCCTAGGGGCTATGACTACTTTTACTTAG
- a CDS encoding bifunctional 2-polyprenyl-6-hydroxyphenol methylase/3-demethylubiquinol 3-O-methyltransferase UbiG: protein MLPTSETMQDLEDSKPWPHQDWYRNDLSQRKSWYSEVAQAYYQARPRYPEALIRRVVELAQLPADAKILELGCGPGIATVPFAQLGYSMVCLEPSLSACQLTQQHCAAYPTIEVHNISFEEWPLEPQKFHAVLAATSFHWIDPAIRHVKTAAALRDRGSLILLWNTPPQPSYEISQALDAAYRIHAPSLAGYEDHATQAENLNKIAQLVIDSGQFQHLRSEQLICEVTYSIDDYLMLLSTLSPYIVLEPQRRDALFTDLQAVLEKNCGKSFQASYLSAFHMAQKV from the coding sequence ATGCTGCCTACATCAGAAACTATGCAAGATTTAGAAGACTCGAAGCCTTGGCCGCATCAAGACTGGTATCGCAACGATCTCAGCCAAAGAAAAAGCTGGTATAGCGAAGTCGCCCAAGCTTACTACCAAGCTAGACCCCGCTATCCTGAAGCGCTGATTCGGCGGGTCGTGGAGTTAGCCCAACTTCCCGCTGATGCCAAAATTTTGGAATTAGGGTGTGGGCCTGGTATTGCGACAGTGCCATTTGCTCAATTAGGCTACTCAATGGTCTGTCTGGAACCCAGCCTATCAGCTTGTCAGTTAACCCAGCAACACTGTGCAGCCTATCCAACTATTGAGGTTCACAATATTTCTTTTGAGGAATGGCCGCTAGAGCCTCAGAAGTTCCATGCCGTTCTAGCCGCAACTTCTTTTCACTGGATTGATCCGGCCATTAGACATGTCAAAACGGCTGCTGCCCTGCGCGATCGCGGATCTCTGATTTTGCTATGGAACACCCCTCCTCAGCCCAGCTACGAAATCTCTCAAGCTTTAGATGCTGCCTATCGCATTCATGCTCCCTCTCTGGCAGGCTATGAAGACCATGCAACCCAAGCAGAGAACTTGAACAAGATTGCCCAACTGGTAATTGACTCTGGGCAATTTCAGCACCTACGGTCCGAACAGCTCATTTGTGAAGTCACCTATAGTATTGATGACTACTTAATGCTTTTAAGCACTTTGTCACCCTATATTGTGCTGGAGCCACAACGGCGGGATGCCTTATTTACAGACTTACAAGCAGTGCTAGAGAAAAATTGTGGCAAAAGCTTTCAGGCTTCTTATCTCTCGGCGTTTCACATGGCTCAAAAAGTTTAG
- the ndhN gene encoding NAD(P)H-quinone oxidoreductase subunit N, with the protein MGLIANGSKLVRDLEKSGALGFYVPLEGGFEGRYQRRLRAAGYVTVHMSAKGLGDLSSYLTGVHGVRPAHLGKKDIRVHFAPPILTYQLEHLPTHAKGLVLWLIEGHILSREEVEFLALLPTLEPRVRVVVERGGDRVCRWQPLQETLVPA; encoded by the coding sequence ATGGGACTTATCGCAAATGGCAGCAAACTGGTTCGCGATTTAGAGAAGTCAGGCGCTTTAGGGTTCTATGTGCCCTTAGAAGGTGGCTTTGAAGGCCGCTATCAACGTCGTCTCCGGGCCGCTGGTTATGTAACGGTACATATGAGTGCTAAAGGTCTAGGCGACCTGTCCAGCTACTTGACCGGAGTACATGGAGTCCGTCCTGCTCACCTTGGCAAGAAAGATATTCGGGTTCACTTTGCGCCACCGATTCTGACCTATCAACTAGAGCATCTGCCCACCCATGCCAAGGGCTTAGTGCTGTGGTTGATTGAAGGCCATATCTTGTCGCGTGAGGAAGTTGAGTTTTTGGCCCTACTACCCACCCTAGAACCACGAGTTAGGGTAGTGGTAGAGCGCGGGGGCGATCGCGTTTGTCGTTGGCAACCGCTGCAAGAAACCTTGGTTCCGGCGTAG
- a CDS encoding VWA domain-containing protein has translation MKDRDYTLIIDKSGSMSTPDQRGGRSRWLEVQESSLALARKCEQFDPDGITVYLFSGRFKRYDDVTSAKVEQIFQENDPAGTTNLAAVLQDATNFYFQRKAAGKAKPAGETILVITDGEPDDRRAVMEVIVDASRKMERDEELAISFIQIGADPQATKFLQALDDQLAGVGAKFDICDAITFADIEDMSLSEVLLNAISD, from the coding sequence GTGAAAGATCGGGACTATACGCTCATCATTGATAAAAGTGGTAGCATGTCCACCCCAGATCAGCGCGGCGGTCGTAGCCGTTGGCTGGAAGTGCAAGAGTCCAGTTTGGCATTGGCGCGAAAGTGTGAGCAGTTCGATCCAGATGGCATCACGGTTTATCTATTCTCAGGCCGCTTCAAGCGCTATGACGATGTTACCTCGGCTAAGGTAGAACAGATTTTTCAGGAAAACGACCCCGCCGGAACCACTAATCTGGCTGCGGTGCTGCAAGATGCCACCAATTTTTACTTTCAGCGCAAAGCCGCCGGGAAAGCTAAGCCTGCTGGCGAAACCATTTTAGTGATTACAGACGGGGAACCAGACGATCGCCGAGCTGTGATGGAAGTAATTGTCGATGCCTCCCGAAAAATGGAGCGAGATGAAGAATTGGCCATTTCGTTCATTCAAATCGGAGCTGACCCTCAAGCCACCAAGTTTCTTCAAGCTTTAGATGACCAACTCGCAGGAGTGGGAGCCAAGTTTGATATTTGTGATGCCATTACCTTTGCCGACATTGAGGACATGAGCTTGAGTGAAGTGTTGCTCAATGCCATTAGCGACTAG
- a CDS encoding salt stress protein, Slr1339 family, with amino-acid sequence MDSIEQLLAQVKAQYSETAPPPAPPSQTSLPNSPPPKLASSRQHQDPIDSLLTEVKGQYKAQDAAAQEAQQQILAEEQQRQAQLQQARRAALARTAQDWLKNLDPLSTEGLWFHQFAEQYSSQLEAAIDYLAALDADH; translated from the coding sequence ATGGACTCAATTGAACAGTTGCTAGCGCAGGTCAAAGCTCAGTACAGCGAAACCGCTCCGCCACCAGCCCCACCCTCGCAGACCTCTCTGCCAAACTCCCCCCCGCCGAAACTAGCTTCTTCGCGGCAGCATCAAGACCCGATTGATAGCTTGTTGACGGAGGTCAAAGGACAGTATAAGGCTCAAGATGCTGCTGCTCAGGAAGCCCAACAACAGATATTAGCTGAGGAACAACAGCGGCAAGCTCAATTGCAACAAGCTCGCCGAGCAGCTTTGGCTCGTACTGCCCAAGATTGGTTAAAGAACTTAGACCCCTTGTCTACCGAAGGACTTTGGTTCCACCAGTTTGCTGAGCAATATTCCTCCCAGCTAGAGGCCGCGATCGATTATCTAGCCGCTTTAGACGCAGATCACTAG
- a CDS encoding diguanylate cyclase: MKWSIEKSITTGFGIALVVLSLMGGLAYWNTTQLVATGNRVNHTYQVLKAQEVLLSHMANAEAGQRGYIITGQEEYLEPYYISINTINDQVETLQRLTVDNPRQQQRLNILRPLLQQRLDKLQAVLDIRQEQGFAVAQQAIREAQGRQVMDAIRRLIDEMTTEENRLLQQRSRQAELAAHNTTLIVGLGGFLAFALLPIAAIAINRDIRHRTTIGLALQESETKLKGWVGELEQRSREITLLGELSDVLQACFTLDEAYAVVAELVQPLFPGMSGAIYITSESRNLVEAIAAWGALSQPAMFDPTDCWALRRGRAYFIDHGHSSLRCQHLQAPLPNEYCCIPMLAQGEALGTLYLATGNPGDLTPTKRLLSATVAEHIALAFANLKLRESLRNQSIRDPLTSLFNRRYMEESLEREVRRAERNQQPLGIVMLDIDHFKSFNDTFGHEAGDVVLREVGLLIKNSIRSSDIACRYGGEELMLLLPDASIEITRQRAEQIREAVAHLSVHYHRQALGMITLSAGVAAFPIHGPTGESVIRVADTALYRAKAAGRDRVVVADETSVVSSLASEAEEQVY; the protein is encoded by the coding sequence ATGAAGTGGTCAATCGAGAAAAGTATTACGACTGGCTTTGGCATCGCCCTTGTAGTGCTGAGCTTAATGGGCGGTCTTGCTTATTGGAATACGACTCAACTCGTTGCCACTGGGAACCGGGTAAACCATACCTATCAGGTGCTAAAGGCACAAGAAGTTTTACTTTCTCACATGGCTAACGCTGAAGCTGGGCAGCGGGGATACATCATTACAGGACAAGAAGAGTATTTAGAACCTTATTACATCTCCATTAACACCATTAATGACCAGGTTGAGACGCTTCAGAGGCTCACTGTTGATAATCCCAGGCAGCAACAGCGCCTTAATATCTTGCGTCCTCTGCTCCAGCAGCGCCTAGACAAGCTGCAAGCAGTTTTAGACATTCGGCAGGAACAAGGCTTTGCAGTGGCTCAGCAAGCAATCCGTGAAGCTCAAGGCCGTCAGGTGATGGACGCAATTCGTCGCCTCATTGATGAGATGACCACCGAGGAAAATCGCTTACTGCAACAGCGATCGCGTCAGGCAGAATTAGCCGCTCACAACACAACGCTAATCGTCGGTCTGGGTGGATTCCTCGCATTTGCACTGCTACCGATCGCAGCCATTGCCATCAACCGAGACATTAGACATCGCACAACCATTGGGTTAGCTTTGCAAGAGAGTGAAACCAAGCTGAAAGGTTGGGTAGGGGAACTAGAACAACGCAGCCGTGAAATTACGCTCTTGGGGGAGTTAAGCGATGTTTTACAAGCCTGCTTCACTTTAGATGAGGCTTATGCCGTAGTCGCTGAGTTGGTGCAGCCTTTGTTTCCTGGTATGTCTGGGGCAATTTATATCACCAGTGAATCTCGCAATTTAGTGGAGGCGATCGCCGCTTGGGGAGCACTGTCTCAACCAGCCATGTTTGACCCTACAGACTGCTGGGCACTCCGTCGAGGCCGAGCTTACTTTATCGATCACGGTCATAGCAGCTTGCGTTGCCAACATCTCCAAGCTCCTTTGCCCAATGAGTACTGTTGCATCCCTATGCTGGCGCAGGGAGAAGCTTTAGGAACTCTATATCTAGCGACAGGCAACCCAGGCGACCTGACACCTACAAAACGACTCTTGAGCGCGACAGTCGCAGAACATATTGCCCTAGCTTTTGCCAATCTCAAGCTGCGTGAAAGCCTGCGAAACCAAAGCATTCGCGACCCGCTGACTAGCCTATTTAATCGGCGCTATATGGAGGAATCGCTGGAGCGAGAAGTGCGACGGGCCGAACGTAACCAGCAACCCCTTGGTATCGTGATGCTGGATATTGACCACTTTAAGAGCTTCAATGACACCTTTGGTCACGAAGCAGGAGATGTAGTCCTGCGCGAAGTAGGCTTGCTGATCAAAAACTCGATTCGATCTTCAGACATTGCTTGTCGCTACGGTGGCGAAGAACTGATGCTGCTCCTACCGGATGCTTCTATAGAAATCACCCGCCAACGAGCCGAACAAATCCGAGAGGCAGTTGCTCACCTGAGCGTGCATTATCACCGCCAAGCTCTTGGCATGATCACGCTTTCAGCCGGGGTTGCTGCTTTTCCGATTCATGGGCCTACTGGGGAATCGGTAATTCGGGTAGCAGATACCGCTTTGTACCGCGCCAAAGCAGCCGGACGCGATCGCGTTGTGGTAGCCGATGAGACCTCTGTTGTCAGCTCTCTAGCTTCGGAGGCTGAGGAGCAGGTTTATTGA
- a CDS encoding TIGR03279 family radical SAM protein yields the protein MSEVSICPALITKVLPDSIAAEIGFEPGDRLVSINGQKPRDLIDYQFLCADEVLELEVLDAKGKSHEVEIEKDFDEDLGLEFDTALFDGLIQCNNRCPFCFIDQQPPGMRQTLYLKDDDYRLSFLYGSYLTLTNLTQREWDRIEQMRLSPLYVSVHATEPEIRTRLLKNPRAGQLRSQLQWFQERRLQIHAQVVVCPGINDGVHLEQTLLDLAEFHGGEMPAVASVAVVPVGLTRFRPEQDELVPVTPEKAQEVIAQVQTLQAQFQQRFNSTFAWLADEWFLIAGQPLPPESHYEDYPQLGNGVGSIQQFLQAFAEAAARLPQQISPPRKLTWVVGNAVEQAFQPLLQRLNQVEGLTVELVALCSDYWGQSITVTGLLTGHDLLPALQGKDLGEGILLPTVMLKHGESCFLDDTTVEDLARQLQTKIWLIGNVEEFMETCLLLDAAPQPCISGTPKTPSCV from the coding sequence ATGAGCGAAGTTTCTATCTGTCCAGCTTTAATTACCAAGGTTCTCCCTGACTCAATTGCGGCTGAGATTGGATTTGAACCGGGCGATCGCTTAGTGTCCATCAACGGCCAAAAGCCCCGCGACCTCATCGACTATCAGTTTCTCTGTGCTGATGAAGTCCTAGAGCTAGAAGTTCTAGATGCCAAGGGGAAAAGCCATGAGGTCGAGATCGAAAAAGACTTTGATGAAGATCTGGGATTGGAGTTTGATACCGCTCTATTTGATGGTCTGATTCAGTGCAACAACCGCTGTCCGTTTTGCTTTATTGATCAGCAACCACCTGGGATGCGCCAAACGCTGTATCTCAAAGACGACGACTATCGCCTCAGCTTTCTGTATGGCAGCTACTTAACCCTCACCAACCTGACTCAGCGAGAATGGGATCGCATTGAGCAGATGCGGCTCTCTCCGCTTTATGTTTCAGTCCATGCCACCGAGCCAGAGATCAGAACTCGGCTGCTGAAGAACCCCAGAGCAGGACAGTTGCGATCGCAGTTGCAATGGTTCCAAGAGCGTCGATTGCAGATTCATGCTCAGGTGGTGGTTTGCCCAGGCATTAATGATGGGGTGCACCTAGAGCAAACCTTGCTAGACTTAGCTGAGTTTCACGGAGGTGAGATGCCTGCGGTTGCTTCTGTCGCGGTAGTGCCAGTAGGACTGACGCGCTTTCGGCCTGAGCAGGATGAGTTGGTGCCTGTCACGCCAGAAAAAGCGCAAGAAGTGATTGCCCAAGTTCAAACGCTCCAAGCCCAATTTCAACAGCGCTTTAACTCCACCTTCGCCTGGTTAGCGGATGAGTGGTTTTTGATTGCGGGCCAACCTCTGCCACCCGAATCGCACTACGAAGACTATCCCCAACTTGGCAACGGAGTTGGCTCGATTCAGCAATTTCTGCAAGCCTTTGCTGAAGCAGCCGCTCGTTTACCCCAGCAAATTTCTCCTCCCCGCAAGCTAACTTGGGTAGTAGGGAATGCCGTTGAGCAAGCGTTTCAACCGTTGCTCCAACGCCTCAATCAAGTCGAAGGGCTCACGGTAGAACTAGTAGCCCTTTGCAGCGACTACTGGGGCCAATCGATTACTGTGACGGGTTTGCTCACTGGGCACGATTTATTGCCTGCGCTCCAAGGCAAGGATTTAGGCGAGGGAATTCTCCTACCAACGGTAATGCTGAAGCACGGAGAGTCTTGTTTCTTGGATGACACCACCGTTGAGGACTTAGCTCGCCAACTCCAAACCAAAATTTGGCTAATTGGCAACGTCGAAGAATTTATGGAGACTTGCCTCCTGCTCGATGCAGCTCCCCAACCCTGCATTTCTGGAACTCCCAAGACTCCTTCCTGCGTCTAG
- a CDS encoding undecaprenyl-diphosphate phosphatase, with protein MAIGVSSLVWLSCSLQAALIPSDGMGQLAMLPSLLAIATPEASSTNWLMELFQAFILGIVQGVTEFLPISSTAHLQVFTKAMGWSTVGAKPFVATIQFGSVIAVLIYFWSDVSSIFVGGWQAAQKRDWQREEWKLLVGIVVGTIPAIAGGYLLKKSLNDNGSLINSMATIAIASIVMSLLLGAAEKFGSRKRSFESLQIQDGILIGLGQMLALVPGVSRSGSTLTTALFLGLERQAAARFSFLLGLPTLAIATLYQFFKEALGQMDLSLVLVGTLSAFVFSYLSIAWLLRYLQNCNTWIFVWYRLGFGATILAALAAGVLRNT; from the coding sequence ATGGCAATTGGCGTCAGCAGTTTGGTGTGGCTTAGCTGTTCCTTACAAGCAGCATTGATTCCCTCGGACGGGATGGGACAGCTAGCAATGCTTCCATCTCTCTTGGCGATCGCCACCCCAGAAGCCAGTTCCACCAACTGGTTGATGGAGCTGTTTCAAGCCTTTATTTTAGGCATCGTGCAAGGCGTTACAGAGTTTTTACCCATTAGTAGTACCGCCCACCTCCAAGTCTTCACCAAAGCGATGGGTTGGTCCACGGTGGGAGCTAAACCGTTTGTCGCTACGATTCAGTTTGGCAGTGTCATTGCCGTCTTGATCTACTTCTGGTCTGATGTCAGCAGCATTTTTGTGGGAGGATGGCAAGCGGCCCAAAAGCGGGACTGGCAACGGGAGGAATGGAAGCTCTTGGTCGGGATTGTCGTGGGCACTATTCCAGCCATAGCAGGCGGCTATTTGCTCAAAAAGTCGCTAAACGACAACGGTTCCTTAATCAATAGTATGGCGACGATCGCGATCGCTTCGATTGTCATGTCCTTACTACTAGGAGCGGCAGAGAAGTTTGGGAGTCGGAAGCGCAGCTTTGAGTCTTTGCAAATTCAAGACGGAATTCTGATTGGTTTGGGGCAAATGCTCGCTTTAGTACCCGGTGTCTCTCGCTCAGGCTCTACTTTGACCACAGCGCTATTTTTAGGCTTAGAGCGACAGGCTGCTGCTAGATTCTCCTTTTTACTGGGATTGCCCACCTTAGCGATCGCGACCTTATATCAGTTTTTTAAGGAAGCGCTGGGCCAAATGGATTTGTCTTTGGTTTTGGTAGGCACCCTTTCAGCCTTTGTTTTTTCTTACCTCTCGATCGCCTGGTTACTGCGCTATCTGCAAAACTGCAACACCTGGATCTTTGTTTGGTATCGCTTAGGATTTGGAGCAACCATTTTAGCTGCGCTCGCCGCTGGTGTTTTGCGTAACACCTGA
- a CDS encoding DUF3120 domain-containing protein translates to MVDSASERSSTPIWQLRLSQTWLMLLAAVFLVAVPVFAQAPLVRWFPELSLLMTGGWLGLSLILMARDRTQLWGDLLFGFTWSWLAGSIYWGWFRWEPLLHLPIEAIGLPVAIWCLLRQWGKVGNFFYLGSLFGTVLTDLYFYIVDLIPHWRQLMQVDPALALPIFQNAIAQMRTPWGAGWAAVLGITLLVVGLLPLRSRKPHWWAFGGAVLSTILVDGLFWLVASAA, encoded by the coding sequence ATGGTTGATTCAGCCTCAGAAAGGTCGTCTACCCCAATTTGGCAGTTACGACTGAGTCAAACCTGGCTCATGCTGCTGGCTGCTGTATTCCTCGTGGCAGTCCCAGTGTTTGCTCAGGCTCCTTTGGTACGCTGGTTTCCAGAATTAAGTTTGCTCATGACTGGGGGATGGCTTGGTCTCAGTTTAATTCTGATGGCTCGCGATCGCACTCAGCTCTGGGGAGATTTGCTCTTTGGATTTACCTGGAGTTGGCTAGCAGGCTCGATTTACTGGGGATGGTTTCGCTGGGAGCCGTTGCTGCACCTACCCATCGAAGCAATTGGTTTGCCTGTAGCCATTTGGTGCTTGCTGCGCCAGTGGGGAAAAGTAGGAAATTTCTTTTATTTAGGATCTCTATTTGGTACGGTTCTTACCGACCTTTATTTCTATATTGTGGATTTAATTCCCCATTGGCGGCAGTTGATGCAGGTTGATCCCGCGTTAGCATTGCCAATTTTTCAGAATGCGATCGCCCAGATGCGCACACCCTGGGGAGCAGGTTGGGCAGCGGTTTTGGGGATTACCTTGTTGGTGGTGGGATTGTTGCCACTCCGCTCTCGAAAACCCCATTGGTGGGCTTTTGGCGGAGCTGTGCTGAGCACAATCTTAGTAGATGGTTTATTCTGGTTGGTAGCTTCTGCGGCTTAA
- a CDS encoding adenylate/guanylate cyclase domain-containing protein, protein MVTFQSTPHLVLRSEAGDRYLPLVGSSCWTVGRSDDNNFVLPDRWISRNHAMLQCMETGEFYLIDLGSRNGSFVNGRRVSVPVTLQNGDQLTFGQTELEFYCPSPEHLTDPSMGLDSKEFTATATLHVRRLISVLVVDIRDFTGLTRQLDEKILSEVIGTWFRRAGEIIREHGSWVDKYIGDAVMAVWIHGTQGISPEEMLRIFGALSALHKMTSELYDQYPLPFPLRIGAGINTGFAMVGNTGSGDRPDYTALGDTVNAAFRLESATKEIRLDVALGETTFKHVPLSPTHPAPFQEHTVHLKGYDVPTLTHACSFADLNQFLQTQEQSLVPDNEGSEV, encoded by the coding sequence GTGGTGACTTTTCAATCCACTCCTCATTTAGTGCTCCGTTCAGAGGCAGGTGATCGCTATCTTCCATTAGTCGGCAGTAGTTGCTGGACTGTTGGTCGAAGCGATGACAACAATTTTGTGCTGCCCGATCGCTGGATCTCCCGGAACCATGCGATGCTTCAATGTATGGAAACGGGCGAGTTCTATCTCATTGACCTGGGAAGCCGTAATGGCTCATTTGTCAATGGTCGCCGAGTGAGTGTCCCTGTGACGCTACAAAACGGCGACCAGCTTACCTTTGGTCAGACAGAATTAGAGTTTTACTGTCCTTCGCCAGAGCACCTCACTGACCCCTCAATGGGGTTGGACTCCAAAGAATTTACCGCGACTGCGACCCTGCATGTCCGACGTCTAATCTCCGTTCTGGTGGTGGATATTCGTGACTTTACAGGGCTGACCCGCCAACTAGATGAAAAAATTCTCTCTGAAGTGATTGGAACTTGGTTCCGTCGAGCCGGAGAAATTATTCGCGAACACGGCAGTTGGGTAGATAAATACATCGGGGATGCGGTGATGGCGGTCTGGATTCATGGAACTCAAGGCATCAGCCCTGAGGAGATGCTCCGCATTTTTGGTGCGCTGAGCGCCCTCCACAAGATGACGAGTGAGCTGTACGACCAATATCCACTGCCATTTCCGCTGCGAATTGGAGCTGGCATTAATACTGGCTTTGCGATGGTTGGCAATACAGGCAGTGGCGATCGCCCCGACTACACAGCCCTCGGAGATACAGTGAATGCCGCCTTCCGCCTAGAATCGGCTACTAAGGAAATTCGCTTGGATGTCGCTTTGGGAGAGACCACTTTCAAACATGTACCCCTCTCCCCCACGCATCCAGCCCCTTTCCAAGAACATACTGTGCATCTAAAGGGCTATGATGTGCCGACTCTAACCCATGCCTGTTCTTTTGCCGATCTCAATCAGTTTTTGCAGACGCAAGAGCAAAGTTTGGTGCCAGACAACGAAGGTTCTGAAGTTTAG
- the psbU gene encoding photosystem II complex extrinsic protein PsbU, giving the protein MKRFVRWLSVLSLLVGCLGWLGLPRQAIAADLSRLALQPIPVLAAEVAPRNAVDDKRAAVGNRIDLNNTNVRAFLQYPGLYPTLARAIVKNAPYEKVEDVLDLPGLSERQKETLQANFKNFTVTEPDFALTEGDDRFNNGIYR; this is encoded by the coding sequence ATGAAACGCTTTGTTCGCTGGCTATCAGTTCTCAGTTTATTAGTGGGTTGCCTGGGATGGCTAGGGCTACCCCGACAAGCGATCGCTGCAGATTTAAGCCGTTTAGCTTTGCAACCTATTCCGGTTTTAGCTGCTGAAGTTGCTCCCCGTAATGCCGTAGATGACAAGCGGGCCGCTGTGGGTAACAGGATTGACCTCAACAACACGAATGTTCGGGCCTTCTTGCAATATCCTGGCTTGTATCCTACCTTGGCTCGCGCGATCGTCAAGAACGCACCTTATGAGAAGGTAGAAGATGTACTCGATCTACCTGGCTTAAGCGAGCGTCAGAAAGAGACCTTGCAGGCGAATTTCAAAAACTTCACTGTGACCGAACCAGATTTTGCTTTGACCGAGGGCGACGATCGCTTCAACAACGGTATCTATCGCTAA